GATGGGCATCTGGACCAACAGCATGGTTAAGTAATCATGTATTAGGAGTTCATGTGTTAGAACCAGGGTGTAAGAAGATCTGTATAAAACCTAATCTAGGGGAATTGACTTGGGTTAAAGGAAGTTATCCAACACCATTGGGGGTAATAAATATAGAACATAGGAAGATCGATGGAAAGGTGGAAACTAAAGTGGATGCACCTCGTGGTGTAAAGATTGTATATTAAGAAACAACAAAATACTTTTTAATAAACTACACATCTTTTATGTATGAATGAATCATTAGTAAACATGAAAACGAACATGTTCACTAATGAATTAAATCACTTAATTGAACAGCTTTTAAAAAATCAGAGAGGACACCTCTCTGATTTTTTTTATACTATCAATATAAAAAGTATAATCAATAAATCGATAAACACTTCACACTCCTGTTAATCAATAATATAACAGTCTAGGATTATAATACCCTCAATTTACTGAACCAACTTTCATAAACAATTAATGTATTATGCCACTTTACTATAGAGCTCAAATGGTTTTTTTCTATTAATTCCTTGGTGTGCTCTGTAATGGTAATGTTCTAACCAATTCTGTATACCTTTGTATAAGACTATTCCATCAGAAGGTGGATTGATATAAATGTAATCATATTTGATTGTTCTCCAAAACCGTTCGATATAGATGTTATCCAGAGCTCTACCTTTACTGTCCATACTTATGGCGATACAATACTCTTTTAATATATTTAAATAAGCTTCTGAAGTAAACTGACTACCTTGATCACTATTAAGTATTTCAGGCTTACCATGCTTCTCTACTGCATTCTTTACAACATCTATACTTACAGATGCATCAAGAGAGTTTGATAAATTCCAACCTACAATATATCGACTAAAAACATCAATAATTGCTGTCATGTACATAAAACCTTTTTGAAGTGGAATATATGTAATATCTATTTGCCAGACCTGATTTCTTCATGTGACATTCAATCCATTTAACAAATATGGATAGATATTCTTGTCTTCTCTTTTTTTCGTTAGATTCTTTCGTGGATAGAATAGGTCTAATTCTTGCTTTCCGCATCAACCTTCTTACACGCTCATATGATGCAGATAACCCATTATCTTGTAACATCGACTGCATTCGAATAACTCCAAATGTTGGATATTCCATAATACACTTATCCATTAGATCCATCATCTCAATATTCTCATCAGATTCTCCTTTGGACTTATAATAGTAGGTCGATCTAGAAATATCTAAAATGTTACACTGTTGACGAATACTAAGAGGAGACTCTCTTTCAATGAGAAGATCTATACTTATAGATCCTCGAAGAGATTTAAGTTTTTTTTTAGAAACTCATTCTCCATTTCCAAGCGTCCAATCTTAGAGTACAGCTCGTCTTTATTGATAGAATCATCTTTCTCTCTATTCTTTTGAGTAAAAACAATACTACTGTTAGACAGGAACTCTTGTTTCCATTTGGATATTTGGTTCACATGTAGTTCATAGCGTAAAGCTAACTCTTGTAAGCTTTCTCGCTCTTTTAGTGCCTCTATTACTACCTTAGATTTAAATGAAGAACTAAATTTTCGACGACTTCTTTTCAATGTTCCCATAACTCTTAATTTAAGAATTAAAATTCAATTAAGAAAGTGGTGCTAAAATGTAGGAGTATTATAGATTGTGTAATAACAATCATTTGTGAGAATTGAGATCAGAATAACAAAACAAAAGTGACTTACAGATAAACATGCACTAAGATTTATTAACAACAATGTAATAAGTCATTCAGAAATATTAAAAAATACAAAACAATTAGCAAATTGTGCATTTTATTAAAACTAAATTTACTATACTTTTATAGAGTATTGATCGAATTAACCAGTTACTATAGATTCATAAATTCAGATGAATCACGATCAACAAACACGACTAATTAAATCTTCTAAAGTAAAATTATGAAACACAAAAAATTACAATGTTTTAATATTAAACGGAAAGCGAAGCGGCTATTAATTATGAAGTTTTTTTTCATTATTAATATTCTATGCACTTTATCAGCAGGTGCAACAAACACGGTATCCAACAATAATTTCTCCAAGAACACACGAGAGATAATTAAGGACGATGGATTAGAAAAAACGATTAAGGGGAAAATAACAGATGTCTCAGGAGAGCCAATTCCTGGAGTTAATATTTATTCAAAGAAAAATCCATTAAATGGTACAATATCTGATTTTGATGGAAATTATTCAATTCGTTTAAATAAAGGAGATACTGAAGTTGTATTCACTTATATTGGTTATAAAGAACAGATAGTCAAAATTTCAAATAATTTAGTAATCAACGTAACTCTGAAAGAAGATGTTACTGGTTTAAATGAAGTTGTAGTTAGAGGGTTTGGAACACAGAAGAAAGTGAATATCACAGGTTCTGTTGCTTCAGTAACATCAGAAAAAATCGAAGATAGACCAGTTCAAAATGTAACACAAGCCCTTCAGGGATTGGTTGCTGGAATGAACTTTGGTACAAGTGGTGGTGGTGCATTGAATAATAAGATGCAAATTAATATTAGGGGTACCGGAACCATTGGAGGAGGGTCGAACTCAAGTCCTTTAGTACTGATTGATGGAATGGAGGGAGATATGAACTCATTAAACCCACAGGACATCGAGAGCATTTCTGTACTAAAAGATGCTTCTGCGTCATCTATCTACGGTTCAAGAGCAGCATTTGGGGTCATTCTGATTACTACTAAAAAGGGTAAGATAGGTAGTATGAAAGTGTCATATAACACAAACTTCCGATGGAGTGATCCTCTACTTCTACCAAAGATGATGAATTCATTAGACTTTGCTAATTATTGGAATGAGGGGTTAAAAAACTCGGGTAGTAATCCTATGTTTGATCAAGAAACCATAGATCGTATCATTCAATATCAAAAAGGGGAGATAACAGATCAAACTATCGCTAAAGATAATGGTCGATGGGCACTGTGGGATAAGCCTAATGCAAACACTGATTGGTTTAAAGAGCACTACAAAAGTTGGGCTCCATCTCAAGAGCATGCAATTAATATGACTGGAGGATCAGAAAAGGTTCAATATTATCTTTCCACAAACTATCTAGGCCAAGATGGATTATTAACACATGCGCAGGACAGTTACAAACGTTTCACATTAACTGCGAATGTGACTGCAAAACTAGCAGATAAGTTGACAATAAAATATGGTAGTAAGTTTATTCGAGAGAATTATAAGACAGCATCTGCTCATAATAGTCTATTTTTTCATAATATAGCAAGGCGTTGGCCAGTCAATCCAACCAAAGACCCGAATGGTAACTATGCGGAAGGAAGTCAAATTCAGGAACTTGAAAATGGTGGTCGAAAAAGTGATGAAAAAGACCAACTATATAATCAATTTAGATTAGATTTTGAACCAATAAAAGGATTTAAAATTATCTCTGAATTGAACTATAGAACAGACACATACTTTAATAGCCGTTACGAATTGCCTGTTTATGCATACGACACAGATAACAAGCCTTATCCAATAGCATCAGGCTATGCATCTCCTGGCAGCTCTATGGCTTCCGAATTTTCAGCAAAGAACACATACTTCAATCCCAATATCTATTCTGAATGGAGTCAAAATATTAATGATCACAGTTTCACATTACTTACAGGCTTCCAGTCAGAATCAAATAATTATAGAAAATTTGGAGGGTATAGAAAAGATCTTATCACAAGTGAACTCCCAACAATTAACACTGCAACAGGAGATGATATAATTACTAGTGGAGGGAAAAATGCATGGTCTACTGCAGGATTCTTTGGTCGTTTAAATTACAACTACAAAGAGAAGTATTTAATAGAACTGAATGCCAGATATGATGGTACTAGTAGGTTTCTTCAAGAGAAACGTTGGAACTTGTTTCCTTCTGTATCTGGAGGATGGAATCTATCAAAAGAAAGCTTCTGGAAACCTATTAAAAATACAGTTAACACATTCAAGCTTCGTGCCTCTTGGGGAGAATTAGGAAATCAAAATACGAAAAAATTATATCCATTTTATGTAACGATGCCAATTGGAGTAAACAATGGTGGATGGCTTATTGATGGTAAGAAAACAAATACGGCTAATAGTCCAGGATTAGTGAGTTCTTCATTGACATGGGAAACTGTTCGATCATGGAATGTTGGTCTAGATGCAGGTGTTTTTGATAATCGATTAACAGTAGTTTTTGACTATTTTAATCGAATTACGAAAAATATGGTAGGACCTGCTCCTTCACTACCTGTCACCCTAGGGACGGATGTTCCAAAGATCAACAATGCGGATATGAAATCTTGGGGTTTTGAGTTGGAATTAGCATGGCGTGATAATATTGGAGATTTCAGTTATGGTATACGAGGATTATTGGCTGATGACCAACAAAAAGTGACACGATATCCAAATGAAACTGGAAATCTAGATACATGGTATTCAGGAAAAATGAATAACGAGATTTGGGGTTATAGTACACAAGGTATTGCCAAAACAGATCAAGAGATGAATGATTGGCTGAAAAAGAACAATCAGAATTCACTTGGTGATAATTGGGCTGCAGGTGATATTATGTACCAAGATATTAACGGTGATGAAGAGATAAACAGTGGTGCAAATACATTGGATGATCATGGCGATTTGAAAATAATTGGAAACAGCACTCCTCGTTTCAAATATAGTATTGATATCGATATGGCATTTAAAGGGTTCGACTTTAGAATGTTGTGGCAAGGTGTTGGTAAACGTGATTATGCACTAGGGGGACCTTATTTTTGGGGAGCAAACTCAAATATGTGGCAAGCTGCAGCATTTGAATCTCACCTTGATTATTTCCGCCCTGAGGGACATGAGTTAGGAGCAAATCTGGATGCATACTATCCACGTCCATTAATGGATAGAGGAGGAAAAAACACCCGAACACAAACAAGATATCTTCAAAATGCTGCATATCTACGTCTGAAAAATATCCAACTAGGGTATACCATCAGTAAAAACATTACCAAAAGAGTTGGGATTTCAAAACTTCGCTTATATGTCTCAGGAGAGAATCTATTGACTTTTACCAAGATGAGTAAGATGTTTGATCCTGAAACAATTAGTGGTGGTTGGTCAGATGGTAAAATATATCCACTTTCCAAAACTATTTCGATAGGAGCAAACATAACATTCTAATTATTTAAAAATGAAAAATATAATCTCAAAATATACCCTTGTCACAAGCGCTATTGTTCTTTTCTTGTTGACAAGTTGTGATGATTTTCTTGATAAGAAACCGTTAGATCAGGTTACTCCTCAAGTATATCTAAACGAAGAGAGTCAATTAGCATCATATGCAATAACTCAGTATAGCTTTCCGACACATGGAGGTTGGGGCATCGGAACTTTTGGTTATGATAACAATACAGACAATCAGGCAACCTCAAACTCAAATAAAATATATAAACCAGGGCAGTATCGTGTTGGAAATGTCGATAGTTGGACTTTTTCGAAAATACGAAAACTAAATTATTTCATTGAAGATGTAATCCCTAAATGGAAAGAGGATAAAATTCGAGGAAATAAAACGAATATAGAACATTATATTGGAGAAGTATATTTTCTAAGGGCTTATGAATACTTTAACAAGCTACAAGCATTAGGTGATTTTCCTATAATCCGTAAAGTCTTAAAGGATCAAAAAGAGGAGCTAATTGAAGCGAGTAAAAGGCAACCACGAAATTTAGTTGCACGGTTTATTATTTCAGACCTTGACTCTGCTATCATGTTAATGAAAAACAATCCTTCAGGAGGTAAAAATAGACTAACCAAATCGGCAGCGCAACTTTTTAAGTCAAGAGTGGCACTATTTGAAGGAACATGGTTAAAGTACCATAAAGGGACAGCCCATGTTCCTGGAGGCCAAGGTTGGACAGGAGCAGGTCTTAGTTATCTAAGTGATTTCACTATCGATATTGATAGCGAAATAGATTATTTCTTAAAAGAGTCCAAAAGTGCAGCCAAAGAAGTTATTAATGAGTATAGCTTAACAAATAATAACCACCAACTAAATGCTCCAGAAATATGGGATAACCCATACTATGATATGTTCTCCGCTGAAGACTTAACTATTTTTAATGAAGTTATATTTTGGAGAAGTTTTAATATAACAGAAAATGTATATCATCATACGAATCATTACTTACAAGATAGTGGAGGAAATTCAGGATATACAAAAGGTTTTGTAGAATCGTTCTTAATGAGCAATGGACTTCCAATATATGCTAGTGGTAGTGGATATTCTGGAGATACAACAGTAAAACTTGTAAAAAAGAATCGAGATGAACGTCTTCAACTTTTTATGAAAGCTAAAGGTGAAATAATTACAGAAGCTGATACAGCTAAAGCACCTAATATTATTTCAATTGCTGAAAGACGAAGTGTTACTGGTTATGACATTAAAAAAGGAGTTTCTAGATATAAAAATCAGTCGCAAAATAGTACACTTGGTAGTATTGTATTCAGGGCTACAGAAGCCTATCTGAACTACATAGAAGCATCGTATTTGCTTTCTGGAGGAATTGATGCAACTGCAAGTAAATGCTGGAGAGATTTACGCAATAGAGCTGGTGTTAATCCTGATTTCAATATCACTATCGCTTCAACTGATATGTCAAAGGAATCAAAGGGAGACTGGGGTGCATACTCAAAAGGCGCTTTGATAGATGCAACACTATACAATATAAGAAGAGAAAGACGTTGTGAATTAATGGCAGAGGGATCTCGTATGAGAGATTTAAAACGTTGGAGAGCATTGGATCAAGTTCATAATTATCAAATTGAAGGTTTCAATTTATGGGGAGGAGCAATATTGAAAGACTATGAAGATGATAAAGGAAATTCTACTTTGATCCCAGAAGGCACATCTGATTCACCTAATGTATCAAACCAAAGTAATAGTAATTATTTAAGGCCCTATCAGATTATTAAGAAAAACAATCTAGTATATGATGGATACAATTGGAATAAAGCACATTACTTAGAACCAATAGCATTCTCACACTTTCAGTTATCGTCACATGGGACTCCATCAGAGTCTGTAATATACCAGAATCCATATTGGCCAATTGCAGCCAATGGAACACCTATTGACTAGAACTAAAATCAGTGGTCAATCATTATTGACTAAATACAAGTAAGAGTACAAATAGAGTTGTGGTTGCATTAATGTATACTGCAACTCTTTTTTTGATTCAGCTGATCTACAACCCTAGATTAAAATATTTCATTTCGAACAAAAAAGTTAACAGTCTTCAATTAAGACGACCCGAATATATCAAATTATGAATGAGATCTAATACGATGTCTAAATTCTGATGGAGTTGCATTGGTATACTTTTTAAACACTCTAGAAAAATAATAAGGAGACTCAAAACCTGAATTATAAGATACCTCTTTTATCGACATTTGAGTGTTTGAAAGTAGATTCTTAGCCAATTGTATTTTCAGTTGTAAAAGATATTGCCCAGGAGATACTCCAGTATATTTTTTAAACTCAGTTCTAAAAAGAGAATAACTAATCTTTAGATCACACGCAAGATCTTCCATTCTAATATTTTCAGTTACATTCGAACGCATATATACACGTGATTGGTTAATAATTCTCTCAATCGCATTGTTTGCATAAGCATTGTTTGTAACTATCAGTCTAACCTGTCCTAATAAATATATAATTTGACCTCCAATAGCTTGTTGAAAACCAATTTTTTCTTCACTAGACAGTTGTAATATTATTTTAAAAGATTGATGGACCTGCTCATTAAATCCAATATAGTTTACAGGATTATCAGGACTAAAGAAATGCATCATCTGATTGTTAAAACCACCATTAAAGCCAACATAATATTCTGTCCAACCAGTTTCTAACATTGGTCTATAGCGATGCCACTCATAAGGGAATAGTAATATTGTATCCCCTTCTTTTACATTGTATTTTTTAGTTTTAGTTTCAAAAACACCTGTTCCCTGGGTTATATATAGTAATTGAAACTCATCAAGAATACGACCATTTTCCCATTTGAAGTTATAGTTATTAGGATGACCTGATGGAGGATATTTTTCCCCAGGTTTAATAACAGCAACTCCAGCAACATTGGCATAAATACCCCAAAGGATATCATTCTCATTATAAGTAAGGTATTTAAAAGACTGTTCCATAATAAACACTAATTCTTTTCACGAAAATAAATCTTTTTTTGTACAAATACTCTAAAATAAATACCAAACGATATTAAATTATATTTTTTCATAAACCACATGTGGCAAAATGATCTACAACATTAATGATAATCATAATTTAACTACAACTATTATAAGCACGGACAAAAGAGTAAATTCAAAATATGACTATAGACCTATCAAATTATTTTAAGATACCCTAATTCATGATTTAGAATATTCTCTGCTATGAAATAAATTCATCTGATAAAGAGAACCTTAATCACAAATTGTATAAACATTTAGACATTTTGTTCATTGAAATAATATATCCATCTCTTTATTTTTGAGAATCAGACACAACCAATAAATAATCTAAAAAACTAAATCAATGAGTTCATTAAGCGCAATCGGTATGATTGCAATAGGAAGTTTAGGAGCAGCAAGCTTTTATGTCCCGTTAAAAAAAATAAAAAATTGGGCATGGGAGTCATATTGGATATTTCAAGGAATTGCTGCGTGGATAGTAGCTCCTTGGCTTTTTGCCTATTTAACAGTTCCAGATGGTACACTCGTGAGTATAATAAAAGAGGCTCCTATGGATTCTATTTTACTCACTATTTTTTTTGGTATTCTATGGGGGGTTGGTGGTTTATGCTTCGGGTTGAGTATTCGATATTTAGGCATTGCATTAGGACAAAGTATTGCATTAGGTTTTTGTGCAGCATTTGGAACACTAATTCCACCTCTGATAGCAGGGAAAAATCTACTTACTAGCACTGAAGGAATACTGATGATTGTAGGGGTGTCTGTATGTATTATAGGAATAATATTAATTGGGTATGCGGGAGCTTTAAAAACGATCCACTTAAGCGAAGAAGAACGTAAAAAAGCTATAAAGGAATTTGCATTAAAAAAGGGGTTAATAATTGCACTTATAGCAGGTTTAATGAGTGCCGCATTTAGTTATGGATTTATAGCAGGAAAGCCTATCGATAAACTTGCATTAAGATATGGAATTAACCCCCTGTTTCAGAGTAATCCGACCTTAATATTTATTTTATCAGGTGGATTTTTAACAAATTTCATCTACTGTGTATTCTTAAATATAAAAAATAAAACTTACCGAGACTACACTACATCATCCTCTAAAGTATGGGCTAACAATATCATATTTACATTCTTGGCTGGGATCTTATGGTTCTTACAGTTCCATTTTTATGGAATGGGTAAAAGTCAGATGACCATATCCACAGTAACCTTTTCGTGGAGTATCCTAATGGCATTAAATATAGCAATCGGGAATATTTGGGGAATATTTCTTGGCGAGTGGAAAGGAACCACTAAGACAACAAAGGCAATCTTAATTCTAGGTATTCTCGTTCTTATTCTATCCACTTTTGTAATAAGCCTAAAATAAACATACTCAAAAGTTATAAAGGGGAAACGAACAATAAGAAAAATAATATTCACATACACGTTTCAGTCTCAAATAATCGAATTCATTGTTTATGAAATGGATTCAAATGTATATGAGAAGAAGACAAAACAGACACATATATTAAGATATAAATATGACAACAAAGAATATGATCTTAGAGGCCTATGAGTTGGCTAATAAACAATATGCGGAACTAGGGGTAGATACAAATGAAGCAATAGAGAAGCTCGATAAATTAGTAATCAGTTTGCATTGTTGGCAAACTGATGATGTCTCAGGAACAGAGAATCCAGAAGGAACACTCTCTGGGGGTATTCAAGCTACAGGAAATTACCCAGGTAAAGCACGTAATATTTCAGAGATCATGACAGACCTTGAGAAAGTTATGTCGCTACTTCCAGGCAAACAGCGCATTAATGTACATGCATTGTATGGAGATTTTTCAGAGGAGAGAGTAGATCGCGATTCTATTACAATTAAGCAGTTTCAACATTGGGTAGATTGGTGTAAAAAATTAGAAATTGGTATGGACTTCAATGGTTCATTTTTTTCACATCCAAACGCAGATAGTGGATTTACATTATCTTCAAAAGATGAGAGAATCAGAAAATTTTGGGTAGAACACTTAAAACGAACAAGGGATATTGCAAACGAAATCGGAAAACAACTTGGATCTCCATGTATATTAAACACATGGATCCCAGATGGATCAAAAGATACACCCATCGATCGAAATGGAATGCGAGCTCAATTAACAAAATCTCTTGATGAAGGATTTAAAACAGAATATCCTAAAAAACATATGAAGGATGCTGTGGAAAGTAAAGTATTCGGTATTGGAGCTGAATCCATGACAGTAGGATCTCACGATTATTACTTGGGTTATGCCATCAAAAACAATAAGATGATTTGTCTAGATAATGGACATTTTCATCCAACTGAAATAGTAGGAGATAAAATTTCTTCATGTCTTCAGTTTGTAGATGAAGTTTTATTACACGTAACTCGTCCTGTTAGATGGGATTCGGACCATGTTGTAACATTGAATGATGAGACACAGTTAATTGCCTCAGAAATTGTTCGTAATGATTTTATGCATAGAATAAACGTTGGACTTGATTTCTTTGATGCATCAATCAATAGAATTGGAGCCTATGTTGTCGGAACTCGTGCAGTACAAAAAGCATTTCTAATCGCACTGTTAGAGCCAACAAACAAACTTGTTGAGTTAGAAGAAAATGGAAAGAACTTCGAACGATTAGCAATGTTAGAAGAGCTTAAAAGCAAACCATTTGGTGCAATATGGGATTACTATTGTATGATTAATGATGTTCCTATTGGTGAAAATTATATTAAAGATATACAACAGTATGAAGAGGATGTTTTAAAAAAGAGGTAAGTATTCTCTTTTAAGTGAGGTAAGCGTTAAGTGTCATATATGACACTTAACGCTTACCTCACTTAAGAAAAACACAACGCAATACTAAACAGATAGCTTTAAAAAAGAATATTATCACATTATCGTAGTCATTTATTTAATGATGAAGAAACTTAAAAGAATTTGATAAAATGAAAACCGAAATAATTGTTGTTTTTGATATCGGAAAAACAAACAAAAAGATATTAATCTTTAATAATAAACTAGAGGTTCTTTCAATTAATGAAGAAAAGTTTCCGATTACACTGGATGACGATGGAGATGAGTGTGATAACATAGAACTAATCGAAAGATGGATTATATCGACCCTTCAAGAGTTAGTAAAAAGTAAAGAGTATAATGTACAAGCAGTTAATTTCACAACATATGGTGCATCTCTTGTCTTTTTAGACGGTAGTGGGAATCGAATTGCTCCCATGTACAACTATCTGAAAAAGATAGATAATAATGTTCAATCTAAGTTATTGGAGCAATACGGAGGAGAATGTGAGTTTTGTAGAAAAACAGCAAGTCCTTCATTAGATGGTATGCTAAATTCAGGAGTACAATTATTGTGGTTACAGATGATGAAACCAAACATTTTTAAAAAAGTAAAATCTGTACTTCATCTTCCTCAATACCTAAGTTTCTTAATTTCTAAACAGATCGTATCAGAATCTACATCAATTGGCTGTCATACATTTATGTGGGATTTTGATAATCAATGTTATCATCAGTGGATAACAGATTTGGGAATATCTCTACCAACACCATTTCCTAGCTATCATAAAACGGATATAGAGTTTTGTGGGAATAAAATTAAAATTGGAATTGGAATTCATGATAGTTCAGCTTCATT
The Prolixibacteraceae bacterium DNA segment above includes these coding regions:
- a CDS encoding carbohydrate kinase; this encodes MKTEIIVVFDIGKTNKKILIFNNKLEVLSINEEKFPITLDDDGDECDNIELIERWIISTLQELVKSKEYNVQAVNFTTYGASLVFLDGSGNRIAPMYNYLKKIDNNVQSKLLEQYGGECEFCRKTASPSLDGMLNSGVQLLWLQMMKPNIFKKVKSVLHLPQYLSFLISKQIVSESTSIGCHTFMWDFDNQCYHQWITDLGISLPTPFPSYHKTDIEFCGNKIKIGIGIHDSSASLVPYLKGDRAPFILVSTGTWCINMNPFNNTILTNQELKQDCLSFLSIDQKPIKSSRFFLGYIHDENVRILSKYFNVEEDYYKEVKTNTILLNKYLRLGAKHKVFFRDNISKNYIDLSVDLSDFNNFDEAYHRFMYDLTRKCADSIDLVNNQPDLIKNIFISGGFARNEMFVRLLSLFYNNQKVYTSEMDNSSAMGAALMVSDDANTDINLGLKEWSFQNRPLKVSFV